The sequence CTTTTTCACGATTGTCACTGTGCCGTCGACACCCTGCTTGATCACGTACACTGCGCCGTCACTCACCTTCTGGACTATGTACACTGTGCCGTCAGAGGCTTTCTGGTAAATGTAAGTGGCTGTATTGCTGACTTCAGCCATGACATAATCCTTGATCGATCCCATCAGGTAAGCCACATCACGATCAGCCCTGGCCAGTTCCTTACAGTATTTCGCGTCTTCCACAGGCAGGAAGCGGAAACGGCTGAAATAGCCGAATTCATCCTGGAATTCCTTGCATTTACTGAATTGCGTGCTGACTCCGAGTTTGATTTTGACTCCAGCGGAAAGCTCCAGGTTGAATCCTGGTCTGAAGGTGTCGAGAATCAGATTGGTTTTCTTGACATAGACGACCGGGCAGTCCACCATCCTGTCTAAAGCTTCGTTGACTGCTCCGAACATACCTGTGACCTTGGCCACGACAGTATCGCCGTTCTGCTGGTCATTGTTCTTGAGCAGAGCCTGCGCGAAAGCCAGCCACTGGCCGAAGAACTGCTTTGTCTTATCCTTGTCGAGGATCAGGATCAGCTTCTTATCCACGCCTGAGATTTTCATCAATTCAGCGTAGTCAGATGAAGCTCCACCTGATTCGTGAACCTGCCGGATCAGGTCTTTCACGAACTGATGATAAATATTATTGCGGATCAGGTATCCAGTGGAAAGAATCAGGTAACTCCGGGTGAATTTCATGTTCTGGTCGAAGCGGAAGATGAAGTTCAGGCCCAGGGAACCGGAATTGTCCATCAAAAAATAGTCAGGCATGATACTGGTCTTGAAGATCCTGGCGGAAAGCTTGGCTGCAGAAAAGCTCCCTGAAAGGCCGCTTTTCAGGCAGACAGAATATCTGTCTGTGGTAGGTCCGAATTCAGTCATCCCGGAGAGTATCCCGCCTTCGATTCCAGTATTGAAGGTAGCGGTCCCGGAAACGATTTCCAGATTAGCGCCTGTAACTGCATCCTGATTGTTCACAAGGCCAAGCTGAGCCCCGATATTCCCGCTGAGCGAAGTTTCTCCAGCCAGGGTCAGGCTCGCTTCAGTCATGTAATCCGTGGTCTTCACTCCGCTCATCTTGGCGAAGAGAGAACTCATGATGGGCTTGGCTACAGGCACAAAGTCCATCATTTTGTCAGCGAAAAGGACTACCTGCGCTTTGCGGTCGTCGCTGTAAGGCTTATAAAACTGAAAGGCCTGATTGATGCCGGCAATGACTTTGATCGAGCCGGAAACCGTGGCTTGCGCCCCTGCACCCAGGTTGTAATCGAAAGCCTGGATCTTGAATGGCTGGAGCTTCGGGCCGAGGCTTGCAGAGAGAGATGCCCCCAGAGACGGATTGATGGTGTAAACCACGCTGTCCTGATTCTTGTTCGAAACATCCGGGCACATGAAGCGTACACCGATTTTATAGCCTGGGTGGACGGCTCCGGTGACGTCGAAAGCCAGGACGTCTCCGCCGATACCGGCTGTACCGACGGCTGAAGCATTATAGGTAAAAAATGCGTCGATCGGGTTGAGCTTGAATTTGAAGGTCGCGCTCTGGGCTTCCGGAGAAGTGAATGTCAATGACTGCTCAGGGTCAGATGGATCAAATTTGAGATGGCAGGTGATCACTCCATTCGGATTGGAACTCCAGGTCTGACCGTTGCAGGAAACCGTGGATTCCTTCACGATCTGATTATTCGAATCGACCACCTTGAGATAGAGATTATATTGACTTCCACGCTTGAGATAAAAAGAATTGTCGCTGTCATACCAGTCAAACATGAAACAGATCCGGTATTTTCTCACGATTGCAGTCGACCTGGCAACTTTTTCCCGGCCCTGACTCAAGTAAAAAAGTGTAATCTTTTCCATGGAACTGTTCGATTGCAGCACGATCCTGTCATCCAGGATTTCTTCCACTGTGAAACCTGCGAAGCTGTTGCCTGGAATCAGCAGCCTGGATTCGAGAGACAAATGCTTCAGGTCGAAATAAACTATCCTGGCCGATGAACTGCCTATGCTCTGGATGGCGATCAGATCCTGCTGTGAAAAATCCGTCTTGCCAATGAGATCCCTGTAAAGGCCACTGGATTCAGCTGAGCGGATTTTCGATAAAAGCTGATTCAGGAGAAAAAGATCTGACTTCGCAATATAATCAAGCCCACTCGCCTGGTACTTCTCAAGTATCGCTTCAATCAACGGTTTATACAGATAGGCTTCGAGTTTTTGCGGGTCCAGCGAGAGATGGTTCAGGTTGCGCACAACCAGATTCACATAAACAGACTGATTGTTTTCGCTGAAAATGACTTCATTTATCAAATGCTGTTCGGATTCGGAAAGGCTGTCGAGATCGTTGAGGAGCCGGTTACGGTCGGTTTCCGCTATGGTGGCAATTTTCTGGTTTAGCACCAGTCTGACCTTCTGCAGAGTCAGGTAATACGAGAGAAAATCGAGCTTCCCGTCCTCGAAAAATTGCCTCTCTGACAGAGCAGAATCGGATTTCAGCCGAAGGTCCAGAGCCGATGTCTCTGCATAGACCGCCGAAATCACCGCAATCATTCCGATTAAAAGCACTATCCTCTGCATGTTCCCCCCTCTACTCCATCTCTATTTTGGCGTCGCGGACAATCTGTCCCTGCGGGTCGTTTACCTTTATCGTCAGGTTCACGAATCGTTTACCATTTTCAGTCTGAATACTTGGCTGAATCTTGTCGAATTCCAGAAGATAGGTGATCTCGGTATAGAAATCATCCTTCAAGTAGGGTGGCGCCAGCGGAATATTACTCCTGAGCGTCACGAATTCAGGATATTCCGGCTTTCCATCCTGAAAAACGACCGGCCTGTAAACCAGTTTGGAATCCGTATAGAATTCCTCGCTGTTGTAAATGTTGTGGTCGCGGATCACGAGAAAAAACGGTTCAGTGTATTTTCCGGCAGCCATTTTAATTTTTTCGGTATATCCGCTGATCGAGAGCTTTTCTTTCTGCCTGATCCTGATCTTAAATTCCTTTGTCAGTTCATATGGAAACCAGGCATTCAGATCGCTTTTCTGGTACTTAAAAATAACTTTCAGTTTCACAGAATAAAATGGTTTGGTATCGCCGTTTGGCAATGGGAAATTGTGGGTGGCGTTTTCACCCTCCTCATACTGGTTATATTCTTCATCAGTTACCCATTGGTATTTTAAATTCTTGACTGAAAGCTGTTCTTTAAAAATGAGTTTCCCGCTGAAACTAACTGGAGAGTTTTCATCGGCTTCGGCTGGAACAACTGCCTGCAGGTTACAGTCCAGTTTCTCAGATTTAAATACAAAGTTTCTCTGCTCAGCTACGCTCTCCTGTGCTTTGCCGTTCAGACGATAGGAAATCTTAAGCGTGATCTTGTATTTTCCCTCTTTTTCGTAAAAGTGGTCAGGACTGCCTTCGGATAATTTGGTGATCGGTAGAACAGCCTGACTTCCGTCACCCCAATCATAAATCAGCTTGATGTCAGTCATGCCCTTTTGCTGCATTTTATCCACCAGATCCTGGATCTGGGTCATGTCATATGCGGCGAATGCCAGAATCGACGAAAAAAGGAGGATGATCAGCAATCTAGCTTTCAAAAGTTTCTCCTGCTCCGTTGTTGATACAATTATATCCGGGAAACATGGCCGGTCAAGCTTTCTTCCGAGCTCTAAATGGGCTCTAAATATTCTCAATCCTTATAAACGCAACAGGCGCGGTGATAATTCCGCGCCTGTTTATGAGGTGGAAGAATTCGAATTAATGCAGGACGATTTCAGATGAGTTCACATACAGGTCGACTCTCTCATTAATTGTCTTTTTTTTCATCCTTCTTTATCTTCAGCTCGAATTCGATCATCCGGTTCCAGCCATCGGACTCATCCCAGTCAAGCCGGTGGGTACCAAGCTTGAAATTTTTAGCATTGGAAGTGAGGATTTCACCAGAATAAATCAGGGTAATATGATAGAATGAACAGAAATTAACTACATCCTTATTCTTAGGCGGTGGCATTCGAGAAACCTTTAATGAATCTGAGGTCCAAGCCAAATTATAACCTGCAGCTTCGTCCTGGCCCAATAAAATCCCGCCTGCGAGACTGCGAGAATTTCCTCTGACTTCTATGTCGCAGAAAGTGGGATTTTTATTCAGTATTTTGATCTTCCCATCTTGCAGGCCGTACATTTCATTTACCAATCCTTTGGAAAATTGGCTGTTCACTTCATGAGGTTCCTTCAACCCAGCGTATAAACTCTTCATGCTCTCAACTCGCACTTCCGGGGTTGTTGAAGTAGATTCTATGTGATTGTAATAAATAACTGTGCGGAGAGTCATATCATTATTGATTTCGAAGGTGATGTCGAACCGCTGGCATTTGTATCCATCGCAGCCGGAAAGAAAAAGTACAGAGATTATTAAAAAGCACAAAGCGATAGTTTGGCTGATTTTTTTTGCACTACCTAATTTTTGCATAAGTTCATCTTCTCAAGGAAAATCCGAAAGTAACATCACCAAACTCAACAACAAATAGAGTGAGCTAAAACCTTTACCCAAGCCACGACCTGGCACCATTTCAATGCGCTCTCATTGTCTGCAGAAATAGATTTTTTCTCATAACAATCCATCTGCCCGGCCATCAGGTACCACTTCCACAGATCCGCCGTGGAGTCAGTGTACACTTCCTCGGTTGTGTTTAGAAACTGTTGCAGGTCTTGAACTTGTGAAAGGACTGCTACAGTTTTTTAATCCCCGGAGCGCAGCGGAGAGGGACCGTCCCTTCACCAGCGGCAACGGACTGTTGTTATTTTCGGCTTTCCGAGCGTATTTTCTAATACCCATTGCAATCATATGGAGATCCGCCTTGGCGGACGTACCGCTGTCTTTCTCGGTCATAACCATGGAATAGGATTTTTCGCCTGCCTTGGTAATGGTGAAATTTCCTGAATTCTTGTCTGTTTCCAGCAGCCAGTTCCCGATTAGACGATCCTCGAAGATCAGGTTTTTGTCTGTGAAAAGCGGTGAAATTGATTTCGGCGGGACGCAGTCGGATAGAATGAATAGGAGAAGAATCGCAAGAAGAAAGAAAGACTCTTCAGATGGATGATAGGTTTTTTTCATTCCGCTCACCATTTATTATCAAAATTGCAGGTGGTTGTGTGTGGGGGGAGGGTACCTATCATCTTTACTCACCCGGCAAAGTAACGAAATACACTGCCTCCCGATTCATAAGATTGCCGGAGAAATCACTGATACTTTTTACCGTTAATTTGAATTCCCCGGTTAATCTGTCATTACTGAGTTTTAGTGTAATTGCGTCCAAATCTGGCGAGCATGTGTATTCCAAAATTTCAACTGGTTTACCAGACTTTTGAACCTCTAGATTTCCTTTCACTGTGTTGAAAAGAATCGGTTCATTGAAGCTGACGGTAATTTTATTATCACCGATCGATTTTACCTCAACGATCACAGGTGCTCCACGATCATCGTCACCAAGTACGAGCAATATGTCTGATCTCTTGAACTTGCCGGGCCATTCATCTGAACCATCAACTTTTTTTGCCGTCTTTCCGTTAGCTTTAAAAATCAGTTTGTCTCCTATGGTTGGTCCTTCTTTTGCTTCCGTTTGGGGAATATCACCATTGATCACCATGGTGAAATGACCGGGTATGCTTGTAGCAGCTTCGCCGCATTTCATTCCGTTTTCTAGATAGGCCTCTATGGTTGTCCCTTTGGCAGCACAAACTCCATTGATAATCAATCGTCCACACAATATTCCAAACTGCTCTGTATCTGTGGGTGTCAAATCAGCAGCGGCCGCAAACGAAATGAACATTATCAAAGTTAACAAAGAAAAAATACTTTTCATAATGCCTCCATTTTAATACGGTAAATCAGCAGCTTCATTACAGAAAATGTACAGCACACTGGTAGGAGTAAGATTAAAATTGTTTGGAACAAGGTCAATTTTACTGTAGATGTTCCATCCGGAGCTTGAAATTGGTGTCCTCTCCCATATTGAGTCGACTTTCTCGAATATTGGCTTGATAACATCCAGAATTTTGACATTCCACCAGAGATTTGGCACAGTCGTCATACCTTTTTTAAGTTTTACTACATTGGGTGGAGTAATCTTTATTCCTTTTAAGTACAAAGAACTGTTAGCCTTAATAGAAATATAGTAAATAGAAAGTGGTTCGAGAGTGGTGAGACTACTATTAACAGGGTCATTAGGGTAGTAGGTCAAGAAACTCGATCCTTTTTTACCCCAGATAAATTCTATTTTGTCTCTTATTCCAGCTACAGCAACTTCCACTGAAGGGTTATCGAGATTCATCGAAATAGATGTTCTGTTTAAGCCTGCCCTCAAATTACGGGTGAATTCCCGGCTTTCGATCCCGAGAGTACTAATGTTGAATCCTGTAATGACTTTGCCTCCACCGTCTTTAACTGCATTCGGTGAAGCTGGGGCTTCATTAATACGGAAGATAAGTGTTTCACCGGAAGACGCGCCCTCATCAGCAATTGTACTTGGATCGTCAGATGCAACTGGTAGATATCTGTAAATTCCTGACGTATCCACAAGTTTAGCACCAACAATCTGTTGCCCTGAATCAAGTACTGTAATCAAATCACCTGCTTTTGCATCTTCTTCAATCTTGTCGTTATTCAGGTCCACTCTAGCTGCACCAGAATATAGAGTTGGCAAGGGTTGCTGGGGAGATTCTGGAGGATATTCTGTTAATAATATTTGAGCAAGATTCACATCGGAAGTTGAGAATGTAAACTCTTTCCGACTTGGATAGTAGTATTCCTTCTCTACCACAACAGCAAAACTGCTAGCGCTCAGACCGGTGAATTGAAAATTACCATCTGAGGAACTGAAATTTTGGATGGCTACGCCTTCCTTCCAGAGGGTAATAATGAATTCATTGCTGTTAACCGAACCTGTAACTTTGTAATTATTGTTCGGAACGTATGTAGCAGAATGCGATTCATTTGTCCCATTGTAAACAATCGTCTGATCTGCCGGGGTTGTGTATCCATTCACAGGGGAGAAAATAACTGTTCCATTTACCTCAATCTCACAACTGGCTCCGCTGTTTCTCCAGAACGGAGTGATAGTATCAGGGCCGGAGGCTTTTCTGAAAGCCCATTGTCCTCCAATTCCTGAGGGATTAAGAGCTACAGTTAACCTTGTTATCGGCACTTGCAGACTTGAATTCACAACAGGTGAAGGCAAGCTTTCCCCCATGGTATTACCAGAGGTCACAGCATAGTAGTAAGTTATATTTTTTAAAACATCAAAATCCTTATACTCTGAGGCATTAGCATCCAATTTGACGTTAAGTGCGCTTAATTCGCTTGTAGACAAACCTTTCCATAAGCGATAACCCAAAATCTGCTGTCCTCCATTGTTAGCAGGTGGATCCCATTTAATCCTAATGCACTTTTCAGCCAGCATTGCTTCAGCAGTTATTACAGAAATCGGATCAGGTGGTCTGTAATTTCGATCAAAGCGCGCATATACATCTACCAGAGGCCCTGGTCCAGCTATATTAACTGCGCTTACAGAATATGTATATTCAACTTCATAGGTGTGATTTCCATCCGATTTGTAGGATGGTTGCGTTACAGGGCTGTTAGATGCAGCAGCTCCATCCCGGAGGATATCATATCTAATAATTGGAGATCCTCCATCGTCATCCGGCGCTTTCCACGACATGGACACAGACATTTCAATGGTGTTTGTAGAGATAACCAGATTTTTGACCGGTCCTGGTGTCTTGATTACTTTTTTGACATCTATGACAGCCCAGTTTCCTCCTGCGCAGCGGGCATAATAAGATCCGATTTTAACCGGAGACATGATTGAAAAAACCCAGTAACTTTCCTCGCAGTATTTTGGTGTTGGTGCAGTGCCATCAGGCAGAATCACCTCAAAAGTTGTCCCGCCGATTCCTCCTTTATTGATTTTGAGAGACAAAGTTCTACTGATATCATGAGTAATTTGAATCCTTGAATCTGAAGCAACTGTTGTGCCTACTTGCTGATCAGCGCTGTTGGTGTAGGTAACAAGACAATCTTTGAAATATGGAGGATTTTGATTGACCGGGCTGAAATGCTGATCAGTACTCCAGGTGCTCCATTTGTTAGTGGAACCATAATATCTGATCTTCCAGCCGTAATTCTGATTCCAGTTCAGGCTCTGGCTCACCTTGTTTTCCTGCGCGGCAGAATCAAAACCACTGTATTGGTTGGGTGAATACATATGGGTTGAGGCCGAGATCGCTTCTATTAATCCAGTGTTATACACAATCTCTTTACCCGGTTCTTTCCAGACTTTCAGCTGATATCCTTTTTGAGTTGTGAATCCGTCAGTATTCTTGAACCTGGACCACTCGAAGTAAGGTGTCATTGAGTCTACCTGAGCATAATCAGCAGGTATCATAGAAATCGGTTGTGATATGCCGGTTGAATCCCATTGCATTACCCTGAAAAAGTTCGTTTGTAGAGCCTTAACTGTAAATGTGCCGCCATAACAGGTACCACGATTCAATGTGTTGTATTTCATCACCCTGTAAGTTCCCGGTGGCAGCAGCATCGCTTGCCAGTAATTGTAGCTTTCCTGAATAGACTGGGCGAAGAAGGGGGGGGTGTAGGATTTGTCGAAATCTTTGACTTTGGTTAAGTAATCTTTGCACTCCTGTATCCAGGTAAGGTCTTTAACATCGATCTTGGGTATCAAATCTTCATCTAGCACAGAAGTGGGTATGTTCTGGTTGAACCAGGCATCGTCTCTGCCTATACCCGGCAGAAGATAGTATTTACTGCTGTCGCTTTCACGTTCAATATACATAATGTCATTAGGATTGCGGACGTATCTGTTATTTTTCAGTTCCATCACACTGCCGTCAGTTTGCACCAGCACCGAAGAAAAATTCTTCATATTTTCAATGTCCGCAGATGGGGTTCCGGAAGTAGCGCCTGACTGGAAGAAAGTCAGTGCGGACTGCAGCACTTCACTGGCAGCTGACCTGATACTAAAGTGACTGAGATCAACCACCTTTAGAGGCACTTCAATTTCTTGAAGAGAAGCACTGGCTACTGGTACTACTGAGTCGCCAAAAAAGTCTGTAGGCTCATTTTCCACCTGGCGGAAATATGATCCTTTGCTAAGAGATTGACCAAATTTGTAAGCATTTGAATCCATTCCAGCCAGTACAAAATACTTGCTCTTCATCAGGTCGGTTTTTGTTTTTGAGTAATTGGCTGGATTCAATTCCATGATCAGATTGCTGGCGAAACTCAAGTGTTCGTCGCAGTTGCCAGCCCAAGCATCGAAAGCCCATAACACTAGATCATTAACCCAGTCCCTGAAGATAGTGCTTGCCACGTTCAAATACAGCACGTATGAAGCACTGCCGTGATTAGGAGTACCAAGCATCATCAATCTTCCAAAGGAACTCTTTTCTAGCCACCCCTTCTGTTCAAGGCAACATCTGGAAACCAATCCGCCCAGGGAGTAAGCTAAAATGTTGATTTTTCTGTCAGGGTACTTAACATTAAGTAGAACCATAGCCTTACTGAGCAGGTCGGCTGAAGCAAGGCCGTCACCTCCATCCACCCACTGCATGTATGGATAGCTGAACTCCCAGACCTCAAAATCATTCTTGAAGGTATCATAATACTGGCTGCTCCATGCAAAATCTCCTTCAGCGCGCCCATGGACAAGAAGCAGAACATCTTTTCCAGTGTTTTCCGCCGACCAGGGCTTCAGAGTATAGAACTGCTGAAGCTTACTTTCTCTGTAACTCTGAATTTTATCGTTAAATAGCTTGACATACTGGGTATTAGTCGTTTTGGGCCAATAATACTTGAATTTTGATGGATCGCTGGGTGTGATGATCGTGTAGTATGATGAGTCAAACTTTACGTTCCATGCTGTGATTGTTTTGTCAAAAAGGCCGCCAGTATGTGCACTGACAATAAAACGAGACATGGTAGGTCCTATGTAATCATAAAGAGTTAACTCTGAAAGGGTTAAATCGAAAATTAGGTTGTTATCTGCATTCGGGTATACCCGCTTGTAAAGTACTGTAGCATCCCCTGTCGATATCGGCACATTATAACTGACTTCAAGATAGCTGATTTCATCAACCAGGTTTTCCTTTTCAATAATGAATCTCACAGCTACTTGCTTGGTCGGATCGCCATTTGATTCTGCTTTCAAAGCCAGACTTGGTCCACTGCTGAAACTGAGATTCCCCGTAACAATTTCCGGTGTAGTGGGATCATAGCTGACTACAAAAATTTTGCTTTGCTCATTTGTGAGTGAATAAGTGTTGCTGATCAAAGTAAATTTTCCAGGAGGTGTGGAAGTGGGAGTAATTATGCCTTCCAGTGTGCCTCCACCAATGTTTTTCACTACAATTTCCCGTCCTGTATGTGAGGGGACACCTACAATACCAAAATCGATTGATGGCGGTGTGATCTGGGGAACTGGCCCTGCAGGTGTAACTGTCAGTTCCTGATCATAGGGCGAATGTGAAGTGAAATCCTTACCGTTTGCTGTGAATTTGACATTGTAATAAAAGCCATCAGTTGAAAAAATTGCTGCAGTTTCTGAAGTCCAGTTAGCTGATGCAACTAACACACCATTCAACAGTTTGACTTCACCGTACTTTTTTGATCCGTGCGGGAAATCTGAGATGATAGGAACATCTTCCATTACCTGAAACTCCACTTGCGTTCCAGTAAGAACACCCTGGAATTGAGCCTTCATTTCAACTACAGTCTCTGCTGCAACTTTTAAAGGCGAACAATTCCAGTAAACAGATGTGAAATTCCCCGCACCAGTACCAATTATTGTGCGTGATGCTTGTCCACCACCAGTAAAGTAAATTGGCTGGGAAAATGAAATATTTGAGGTCGGGGAAAATTTTATTCCGATTTTAAATTCGTTGCCGGCTGAAATACTGTAATCCGGACTAGTAACAATAGTGAAAATATTGGTTTCAGCTTCTGGGATCGACATAACCCCTGTACCACCGGAATTGGTAAAGCTTGCATGGCCAGAAAGGGTGCCGGTGCCGATATTTTTAACTGTAATTTCCTTGGTTGCTGATGATCCGACATTGACCAGACCGAAATCGAGTGTAGGATCCGGCTTTACATCAATGATTGGTATTTCGATGATATATGAGGGTGATCGCTTCACATTGCCATCAATGTTAAAGTCAAAATAATATGTGCCTCCCTTAGAAAACTTGTATGAATACACAAATGAATTTGGCAAGTTACTGGTGTTAGATACTGCAAATGGTCCATCATGTGTGTCAGGAAGGAGAAAAACATCCTCGTAAATAGTGACTGTCCCGCTTGATTGGTAGCTGTAACCTTTTGTCTCCCCGACTGCGTTCCAGGTCTGCCCGTCCCATCCCTTCGATGGATGAGTAAAATTTGCGGCAGTAATGTACTTAGGTACAATCACAGAAATAGGAATGCTTCCATTGCCCCCATTGGAGGTAATAGTTATGGTGCCTGAATATGATCCTGGTTCTGTTGGAGCAGTACCTGAAAGTAGTACAGTTAAAGGAGTTGTAGTAATGGAAAACGATGAACTTGCAAATGAAATGCCAAGTCCATTAGAAGAAGAGTAAGCAATACTCCCGGTTAAAGTTCCGCCACCATCATTAGTGATCGTGAGAGTACCAGACAATTGGCTGCCTGCAGGTTTAGTGCCGAAATCAAAAGAAGGTGGCGTATATTTAAGTTTTGGGAGTGCAGTAACAGTAAGTTCGCTTACATTCTTGGAGCTTTTTGAGCAACTTGAAATATTTGCTACAAGATACAATGGTAAAGTTGTAGCAGATTGTGGGGTGAAAGATGCTTGTAACAAATATTTACCACCTGTAAATACAACAGTACCATTGATTTTTCCACCAGCAGGGTCATTATGCAATTGATCAAAAACCCAGTCGTGCTCCCATATCTCAAAAAAACCGCTGGTTGAAGTAGGGATGTTTCTTACTTCCGCATAGGCATAAACAGTTTCATTAACAACAGCACTGGTCTTGGACCAGTAAACACTGACAATTTCCGGTGGAGCAAAACCAAGACCATTAACTGAAACTGCCTGGCTGCCTGACCAAGTGTCAGATCCAGCAGTCCCGCTTGCAGAAAAAGTGATGGTCCCTTGGGAACTTATTGCTGCAGTTGGTGAAAACCGGACTGTGACATCGGCATAATTTCCTCCACCTGAGATCGTATAGGGTGAACCTGAAATCACAGTAAAAGGCGATCCGCTGCTGGTAGCAGAACCAGATAACGATTTCGTACCAGTATTAGTAACCCGGAATGTGCAATCTTTGGAGCTTCCAACATTGACAGTGCTGAAATCATAAGAAGGTGGGGAAACATTGAAGCCTTTTTTCTGCACCCACAATTCACCTGCATCATTCCAGGTATCATTGCTGCATGTCAAGGTTGTGTTATCAATCGAGACTGAGCATTGCGAAAAAAAGGATCACTATCATAATATTGTGAAGTCCATTGGGCAGTTGCCGTAGTGCCAGAGAAATATGTACCTAAGGAAGCACGGTTTGTATCTGTAAAATATCCATCTGAGTATAATTGAATTGAGACATAAGGCGAACTCGGAATATTACTACCATTCACCGTAATGTTGACACTCTTTCCCTCGAAACATTCAGTAGGGCTGAACACAACTGATTGCAATGACCGAGTAACTCCATTGCCGTCGATCGATACGGTTACGCCACCTCCGCCAGTAAAATTAGCCTGAACACTACTGTATCCAGCACTTGTAGGTGCGAATCTAACTTTAACGGATGCACTACTACCTCCAGGTATGTTGTAAGGACTCCCACTGACAATCGAGAATGGCGAACCACCAGAAACGCTACCACTCAATGTTCCACCACCAATATTGGAGACTGTAAAGGTTTTATCCTTGTATCCTCCAACAGTCACATCTCCAAAAGAGTAAGGATTGGGAGAAACACTGGGAACAGGTGGTCGAGTAATACTGACTTTATATCGTTTTACAAACCAATCCTGCTGATCGGTGGTGCCGGAAGAAGGATAAACATATCTATTTCCACCATTATTAATTAACAATCTAGCTTGTATGTAATAATCGCCTGCACTCGTTGGTGTAAAATTAAACTGGCTCCTCCCGCTTTCTCCATAGAACCAGCTAGCTTCGTAATAATCCAGTAGCACATATTGGCATGTTTTGGACGGTTGTGTTGTATCATACCTGCCCCATATCTTAGTTGGGGGATATGTTATTGTGCATGAGTCAAATCCATTATCCCAATAGTTAGATACATTAGAGGAAGAGAATGTGATTCCAGTTATGGAAATAGAAAGATATGCATTTGTGCCAGAAAATCCTGATGTGTATGCATCGACATATCCGGTAACCGTTGAACCTAACGTAAAACTGCTTGCGCCTGAAGTTGTCCCAACATTAAAAGTTGTAACATATGAGTCTAACTGATAATCAGTGGCATAAGTTGTACTGCAGCACAACAACAATACCCATAAACCAAATTCTAATTTCATACACATCCTCCCCACTATGAATTAATTATCAGTAATTAGTAAAAAGATCCAAATTCTTGTTTACAAAGGATGCCCAGGCTCTATCGCCATTGTATGACGGAGTCCGCCCATTCACAGAGAATATAATTAATTCTCCTACATCGGCATCAGTGACAGGAATCTCATATCTACCCTGTCCTTTACGATCAACCACATCCTGG comes from Candidatus Wallbacteria bacterium and encodes:
- a CDS encoding choice-of-anchor D domain-containing protein is translated as MQKKGFNVSPPSYDFSTVNVGSSKDCTFRVTNTGTKSLSGSATSSGSPFTVISGSPYTISGGGNYADVTVRFSPTAAISSQGTITFSASGTAGSDTWSGSQAVSVNGLGFAPPEIVSVYWSKTSAVVNETVYAYAEVRNIPTSTSGFFEIWEHDWVFDQLHNDPAGGKINGTVVFTGGKYLLQASFTPQSATTLPLYLVANISSCSKSSKNVSELTVTALPKLKYTPPSFDFGTKPAGSQLSGTLTITNDGGGTLTGSIAYSSSNGLGISFASSSFSITTTPLTVLLSGTAPTEPGSYSGTITITSNGGNGSIPISVIVPKYITAANFTHPSKGWDGQTWNAVGETKGYSYQSSGTVTIYEDVFLLPDTHDGPFAVSNTSNLPNSFVYSYKFSKGGTYYFDFNIDGNVKRSPSYIIEIPIIDVKPDPTLDFGLVNVGSSATKEITVKNIGTGTLSGHASFTNSGGTGVMSIPEAETNIFTIVTSPDYSISAGNEFKIGIKFSPTSNISFSQPIYFTGGGQASRTIIGTGAGNFTSVYWNCSPLKVAAETVVEMKAQFQGVLTGTQVEFQVMEDVPIISDFPHGSKKYGEVKLLNGVLVASANWTSETAAIFSTDGFYYNVKFTANGKDFTSHSPYDQELTVTPAGPVPQITPPSIDFGIVGVPSHTGREIVVKNIGGGTLEGIITPTSTPPGKFTLISNTYSLTNEQSKIFVVSYDPTTPEIVTGNLSFSSGPSLALKAESNGDPTKQVAVRFIIEKENLVDEISYLEVSYNVPISTGDATVLYKRVYPNADNNLIFDLTLSELTLYDYIGPTMSRFIVSAHTGGLFDKTITAWNVKFDSSYYTIITPSDPSKFKYYWPKTTNTQYVKLFNDKIQSYRESKLQQFYTLKPWSAENTGKDVLLLVHGRAEGDFAWSSQYYDTFKNDFEVWEFSYPYMQWVDGGDGLASADLLSKAMVLLNVKYPDRKINILAYSLGGLVSRCCLEQKGWLEKSSFGRLMMLGTPNHGSASYVLYLNVASTIFRDWVNDLVLWAFDAWAGNCDEHLSFASNLIMELNPANYSKTKTDLMKSKYFVLAGMDSNAYKFGQSLSKGSYFRQVENEPTDFFGDSVVPVASASLQEIEVPLKVVDLSHFSIRSAASEVLQSALTFFQSGATSGTPSADIENMKNFSSVLVQTDGSVMELKNNRYVRNPNDIMYIERESDSSKYYLLPGIGRDDAWFNQNIPTSVLDEDLIPKIDVKDLTWIQECKDYLTKVKDFDKSYTPPFFAQSIQESYNYWQAMLLPPGTYRVMKYNTLNRGTCYGGTFTVKALQTNFFRVMQWDSTGISQPISMIPADYAQVDSMTPYFEWSRFKNTDGFTTQKGYQLKVWKEPGKEIVYNTGLIEAISASTHMYSPNQYSGFDSAAQENKVSQSLNWNQNYGWKIRYYGSTNKWSTWSTDQHFSPVNQNPPYFKDCLVTYTNSADQQVGTTVASDSRIQITHDISRTLSLKINKGGIGGTTFEVILPDGTAPTPKYCEESYWVFSIMSPVKIGSYYARCAGGNWAVIDVKKVIKTPGPVKNLVISTNTIEMSVSMSWKAPDDDGGSPIIRYDILRDGAAASNSPVTQPSYKSDGNHTYEVEYTYSVSAVNIAGPGPLVDVYARFDRNYRPPDPISVITAEAMLAEKCIRIKWDPPANNGGQQILGYRLWKGLSTSELSALNVKLDANASEYKDFDVLKNITYYYAVTSGNTMGESLPSPVVNSSLQVPITRLTVALNPSGIGGQWAFRKASGPDTITPFWRNSGASCEIEVNGTVIFSPVNGYTTPADQTIVYNGTNESHSATYVPNNNYKVTGSVNSNEFIITLWKEGVAIQNFSSSDGNFQFTGLSASSFAVVVEKEYYYPSRKEFTFSTSDVNLAQILLTEYPPESPQQPLPTLYSGAARVDLNNDKIEEDAKAGDLITVLDSGQQIVGAKLVDTSGIYRYLPVASDDPSTIADEGASSGETLIFRINEAPASPNAVKDGGGKVITGFNISTLGIESREFTRNLRAGLNRTSISMNLDNPSVEVAVAGIRDKIEFIWGKKGSSFLTYYPNDPVNSSLTTLEPLSIYYISIKANSSLYLKGIKITPPNVVKLKKGMTTVPNLWWNVKILDVIKPIFEKVDSIWERTPISSSGWNIYSKIDLVPNNFNLTPTSVLYIFCNEAADLPY